From one Triticum urartu cultivar G1812 chromosome 3, Tu2.1, whole genome shotgun sequence genomic stretch:
- the LOC125542484 gene encoding non-specific lipid-transfer protein 4.1-like, giving the protein MARAAVAQVVLVALVAAMLLIGTDAAISCSQVNSALSPCISYARGNGANPSAACCSGVRRLAGAVRSTADKKMTCNCIKSVAGGLNAGKAADIPSKCSVSIPYAISPSLDCSTIR; this is encoded by the coding sequence ATGGCCCGTGCTGCAGTTGCTCAGGTTGTGCTGGTTGCCCTAGTGGCGGCAATGCTCCTCATAGGCACCGACGCGGCCATCTCATGCAGTCAGGTGAACTCGGCCTTGAGCCCCTGCATCTCCTATGCCCGCGGCAACGGCGCCAACCCGTCTGCGGCCTGCTGCAGCGGCGTCAGGAGACTTGCCGGCGCAGTGCGGAGCACTGCCGACAAGAAAATGACATGCAACTGCATCAAGAGCGTTGCTGGTGGGCTCAACGCTGGCAAGGCGGCCGACATCCCCTCCAAGTGCAGCGTCAGCATCCCATACGCCATCAGCCCTTCCCTCGACTGCTCTACTATTCGCTAA